GACACTGAGCAAAGTGGTTTCATTTTGTTGCCTAACTAATTtaggctttattttgtttttgaaatgtgtAGCAAATTATGGGTTTTGTGTGGTAGATGATGCACATAACTTTAGTTTGAAAGGCAGTATTCACCATGGGTATCTTTTATTTTTaggaagtttttatttttatttttagtgccTTAATCAACTGGAAGAGACCTGGATCATTTTAGCCATCCTATTTTTTAGACTTCATTAGCGTTTGGAAATGCGGGTGGGGTAGGAATAGAtatccagatttttaaaatgtcgGAACATGCACCCCACATGTAGATGAAAGGAAACTTAAGCTTTTGTATGATGTAactcaatcctatgcacatttacccacAAGTCCCACTTTCAGTAAGCCTTAAGAGAGCCACGTACATCCAGAAGCCAAACTTGCACGCAGCCAGCCTTGTAGGAGGACGGATACCATTTCCTCATCCTCTTTACCCTCATCCTGCCCAACAAAAGGCAGAGGGTTTGGATGAAGCAGAGGTGTCCTTCTGCCTAAATCTGTCAGCGAGAGAGATCTGTTGCCATCTGTCAAGCCCTCCAAAGTGCTCGCTCAAAAGGTGGGTGACAGATACAGCTGGTGATATTCAGCAGAAACCTGGGGTTGAGAGACCAACACATGATCAACTGGATCCTGAGCCATCCCAGCTGCTGGCAGCCACAGGCCCGAACTAGGCCACCAGCCCAGCCCTGGGAGCTGTTCTAGTGAGGGGGAATTTTGCCCCCTGCTTCTTCCACACTGGCTGGTGTGTTGTCAGTAGGGCTGTGGAAGTAGCAGTGGCTACAGTTCATTAAACCTAGCCTTAGTGGTCCAGGGGTTTGGGTTGCACACTAGTGAGAGTGGAGTGGGCCTCAACTTTACTTTTATGTGTGCCCCCCTTTTCCATACATTCTGATTAATGTTAAAATGTTAACATGGCTGTTTTCTTTTTCACAATTCTACAAGCTAGTGGTTTTTCTGTTAGGGTAAAGCTTCTGCACCGAAGCAATAATCCCCCAACGCCTCTAACATCAATGCTTCCTAAAAACTTAATGTAATAGCAATAGGTTAAGTTTAGCTGGGGCCATGAACTTCCCCATAATAAAACTCGCTTCACATCTGTAATCACTTTTACAGGGGTTAAGTGGGTTTgggtttcttctttccttttcattGCACCAAGTTTAACCAAAATCTGATCCAAAGACTAGCCAAGACTCAAAAATTCTCACGTGGAATTATTTATCTGAACATAGGGAGAAATGTTCGGCTTGGTGAGACAATATGAAAACATCTTACTGTCTGTGGGGTTTTATTTATGACCAGCTGATGGTTTTATTTATTGGAAGAGAATAAACAAGAGCATATTTTAGCTACTCAGTAATGCACATGCGTTTAGACTGATGCATCTGATAACTATTCCTTGATGGGGGAAAGCCCTGCATACACTGCTGTAGCACATCTGAAAACCATTCTCGTAATGTTTGTGAGAGTAGGAAGTGGCAGTAGCAGTAAAAAGCCACTGTAGCTGTGCCAGATTGTTGGGCATAGGTTGAATCCAGAAAGAGACTGAGAGTTGACAGCGCAATCCATGCTTGCCATTATTTATCTGTGCAGGAATGAGTTCTAAAggcaaagggggggaaagtgcCAGAGTCTGTAATCTGTAGAGTATGTCTTTGTGTCGCACACGGTTCTGTTTCTCATCACAGGCTGTATCTGCAAGTGTGTTTGTCCTCTTGCTACAACCATAGTGAAAAAGAGTCCCAACCACTCAGATGTCCTAATTTTATACCAGCAGCCACAGTGTACTTACGTTGCAACTGTCAGCTGTTTTGTACTGCTGCTCTCGGGCAGAACTTGCGCTACGACCATAAAAAATATATGCTATTTTGATGTGACTGAATAAAATGGTGTTGAGAAGATCTTTGCTGTACGTCTCTAGCATCTCAAGTCACTTTGAATGGAAGACACATTTGAAATGTCATTTATTGGGCAGAACTCTTTGAAAACTTTCAAGTAGGTCTTCATAGAAGCTGGGTTCAGGAGCTTTTTGAAGTGCTCATAGGATTTTTGAAGCTATCAAAATTCAATCTTTAGCTTTTTCCTAGACTTAACTGTTATTTCTAATCCTGGGATCACATCCATATTTATAGAATATGTTGTAttgcatccttttttaaaaaaaaaaagaatttatgcCTCCATTAGACTATAAAATGTCTCAAAAGTAAACCTTGCCATAAATTTCTACAGGGTCTTGCCTGGCATTATTTTACCACATTATTCAGCAGTATAATAAAATGTCCTTAAAGGAATTGACAAAATGAATTAATACTTCAATTCCTTGTGCTTCAGTACTATCTAGTTCTGAAGTAACGAATATGTGCCCTCTAAACATTGTTGGcctcatggtcagggatgatggtccTTGTAGTTGCATCAACATCTGGGAAGCATCCTGTTGGCTCATGTTGGTCTAGTTAAATAGAATTTTTCATACACCAAATAGGATTGAACCATTTAGTGTTCAAATGCTGTGACAGACAATGCTACCCTATGAGATCTGTAGGGAATATGCCCACCCACAAAAAAGCAAGAAAATGTTCAATGGTGTTAatcatcaataaaacaacaaattgATAGGAAACACAACTACTTGTATTCATGCCAATCATCTCTGTCTGGATACAGTCTTAGGTCTCTAGCAACTGCTGCTATTTCTGTTCGTGTGACTGCATTGAAGGATTGCACAAGGTTTATATGTGCACATACGTTGTACACCTGCCAAGTTAACTTCAGGTATTACACTGGAGCCaagaagctcctcctcctccatcactaCCAACCAGCATGTATTGGTGCTTCTGATACGAGTTCAAACTTTCCAGGTAGATCCCTGGCAGAGGAGAGGCACTTTAAAAACATCTGACCCTGATTGTCTGCAATATTTGGAGAAACCAGTAGCAACTGCAAACTGATTTCTTTACTCATACAACCGActagtacaattattattattttttgctggtgTGGACTACGTGTAACAGTAAGCAGTTCAGTTTGTGTCTAGCATTTTTAATATTGATATAATTACATCAGCATGCTGGTTTTCAAAAAACACATTAACCATATTCCACCAAGTGACTTGATTTGAGTGTTATACATAATTACCAAGAAATGATTGTAGGTGGGTACGGGATATGATATAGCAAATGTTGAGGTGTCTGTCCTCTTGGCAGGATTTTTTATGGACATTAACTAGAAATGCAGCTGATACCTGGTGACTTAAATATACTATGTTTCAGGAAGCAACGAGTCTTCAGGCAGATTAACAGAGTCTTTGGGGGCCTTTATTAACAGGTGTGATCCTCTCCCTGAAAAAGAGGATTGAATTGTGAGAGGAGTAAGCCAGCAAAATGTTTACCTTCAAAGAGATGCAAATGAGCTGAAAATTGCACCCAATTCAATAATTAATTTTAGGAATTCTAGTTAAGCGCCACTCCTTCTGGGTTCTAGTTAATTTTCCCCTGGTTTGTTTAGCCTTACAGAAGCAGAATGGGCAACATCTTTTTATCTCCACATGAGACATTTTCACTCTAAACACTTCCTGTCCCACTGGTCTGAGCCAAATTCTCAACATTTCACAAGCCCAATGCTATTACTATTCTAGATCCTGAAAAGTTTCCAAATTCTAAAACTAAGTTACAATCAAAACTTGTCATCCAAAACAAGGCATGCAAATTAGGCCAAGTGTACAAATTCAAATGAATTGCTCAAGCACAATTTCACGTACTGTACTTCTAGAACTTAGAAGTTGCTGCTTCCTCTgtgttttgtaatttttttactTACTGTAAGCACTTGTCCCTCTCCAGGTTACTAAGGTAACGCTGTGTATCATGCATATAAAGCGAACGGTATCTGATCTTCTTTCGGAATTTCTCATGTTTCATAGTATCATAGCGGCCAACTCCAACTGGGTTCTATAAACAGGAAAGCAGACAAGGAGCAGCTTTGGGTATCCTGAGATGCAGATCTGTAAAGCCCTTGATTACCCACTTCTTGTCTGGCCAATGGAATGAAAGTAAGCTCATGCTGGGGAGATGAATGGGCATTAAGCATCCCCTCTGTGCAAAATCCCCTTTTGGCATTAGacagcagaagtgcaaaatgcacAGGTTTGGACTACTTTCACAACTACTTGTTAATGTTCCCTGGTATGTCTGAGACTTTCTGATTTTTGTGAGCGACATCATGAATGTTCAGCTGCACTATAGTGAAGATGATACCACCTCTCATCTTTATAACATTGGAACAGACATCCACCTCATTGATACACAATATATATCTACATATCTTGTCAtaaggtcctccagatgttggtggactacaacttccatcgtcTGTGGATATTGGTcatgctggggctgttgggagttatagttcaacatacagagagccacaggctccccacacaTGTCTTAAAGGAAGACTTCTGATCCTTTCAAAGGCAGAATGGGTTGAAAGAATTGTGAACATAGCCTTAAGGCTTTGACATCACAATCCAAAGGCTCACTCCACTTGTTCATGAATCTCTATAAGTGCAGTGGATTAGTCTAATGAGTAGAATGATTTCAAACCAATCCATTTGGACAATATACCAATGGCTTGACCCTATATTAGGCCATGCCATCTATTCctccaacagccccccccccaagatttcaCACTGGGATTCCTGTCACCAGAAATGTCAGTGGCCCTGCTTGAGGGAGATATTCCACAATCCACCTAGCCTTTTATTGGGGGCAAAGCCTTCTCCCTTGCTGCTGTTGGCCCATTTAACTcagcactgtctgcactgactgggagccgctgtccagagtttcaggcgAGAGTCCTCCCACCCACTGAGAATGTCAAACATTGGActtgggacctttggcatgccaGACACTGGCTCTTCTTCTGAGCTATTCCTCTTTTCCAATGTTGCCATTAGTACAATTGCTGTAGGGAGAGGCCATGCATCTAAAACGCCTCTGCAAAGGGTCCTCCCCGTCCCCTTGGGGTAAGAATGGCAGTAGAACAGAGAGAGGCTGTTCCGGCTATCAACAACACTCCATTTGCATGTTTTGTACTTGAGAACATCAATCCCCTCTTTCATTTCCATACATGTACAAGAATTCTCATTCATTTCACCAACTCTGGCTATTTGAACACAGATCACTGAGGAGGCCCCTCTGAAGTAGGCTTTTTTTAGATGTCCCAGTGGCCAGAGCAAAACGATTTGCTCCTCCATTGCATTAAAAACTCTCGAACCGCCGGCAGGTAAGTTCAGTTCTCTGCCAACTTTATCCGCGACACTTAATCACCACCAGCAAAGTTCCCCATCAATTATGAAAGAGCCCTTCATTCTTGACCTCTTTTAAGTTCCCTGCTCTCCAGGATCAAGGAGAGAGAACAAACCCTGCCTGGGAGTCCTTACCTGTTCCCTAAGTGGAAGTgaactctttcaaatgaaagcttTCGCTGACTGAGTCCTCCCAGCTTTGTTCCAGTTCACCACAGGAACCCAGAAAAGATGAATGCAGATGATACAAgaaagggcacaaggagaaggaggaacagagccagagccatcCCTTTGGCACATCATTACTAAAAGGAGTTTTAGCCTATCAGCAAAAGGGATGCGACACTATCAAACAATCTAAAATAGATTCCCTCAACCCAGCACAGAGTAAGGGGCACTTGAGCCTAGTGGAGACAAAAGTATTTTATTTGAGCACTGCAAAATTCCTGATCTTAAATGTGTTTGCTTGGGGGGAAATAGTCCTAACTTCTAAGTAAGTACACATAGGAGCGTGGTCAAAGTATAAGGCAGGgatggccgtgtgtgtgtgtggccccaCCTGCAACtgggcagtggcagaggaaaTGTTTCCAACCAATCCGATTCTCTGCCACTTCACCATTCGTGCCTTTGCCATGCTTCCTGGTGGGCTCATGTGAGATGCCCATTGCTCCATTGAGCCCCTTCTCAGGACAGGCAAATCTATCCACTTTgatttctctccgtttctcattttcccatttaGTACATACATtacttggcaggagaactgcactggaatatctggagaagtgcaaattttgaaagatggctgtgtttcgattTCCATAGTTTTTCAGGAAGGGCAAGTTAGGTAGCTGCACCTTTATATGCAAACTGAATTCAAATTCTCTCCCTTTCTGCCACTGGGAAAATTACGGTAAGCGGTCTTTCTTAGTCAAACTCTGATCATATAATTTCCCACTCACAGCATTTCCAACAAACAGACGGTATGCTTTCCTGTCAAATCTTTTTGCACCAATCCAGAACGGTGGCTGATTTTCATACTCTTTTCTCTTGATGGGCTTTATGTCGTATGAGCCTGGCCCCGTCAGGTACtgtaataagtaaaataaattacTTTGAATCAGTGAATGCAACAGTTGTGTAGCAGCACAAAGAGTATAGAAAAGCATCATGGGGGAGATACAGCTAGCTACATTGAGCCAGAGATACAGCACAACGTTTTGCTAGAGATTCCCCTTGTTCACTTGACTAGCAATATTGTGTGATTGAGTGCTTACCAGTTTGGACGCCACATAAAATACTGGCTTCTATGTACTTGGAGCAAGATATGCCTATGACATTTATGAAACAAAGGTTGAAACACAACCTCCAAAACATATCTTAATTTGACGCTATCTCAGAAtggcctgggacgcgggtggcactgtgggttaaaccacagagcctaggacttgccgatcagaaggtcagtggttcgaatccccgcaatggggtgaactcccattgttcggtcccagctcctgcccacctagcagtttgaaagcccgtcaaagtgcaagtagataaataggtaccgctccggcgggaaggtaaatggcgtttctgtgcactgctctggttcgccagaagcggcttagtcatgctggccacatgacccagaagctgtacgctggctccctcggccaataaagcgagatgagtgccgcaaccccagagtcggtcacgactggaccaaatggtcaggggtctctttacctttacctttacatctcaCAATGGACTCTGCCCCAAACCCCTAGACTCCAGGTGCGTGGCTGGTTGCCCTCAACTCTGCTTGGTTGATTAGCTGCAGTTCGGCATCTACCTAAAGCTGAGGAGTTAGTCCAGCTCTTTGGAAAGCCTGGGGCCCATAGTAGACTGCCCTAGCAGCCTGTTTGTTCTTTGTTGTTtgttccccacccacccttttcaCATCACACGACTTCCCAACCCGGCCATCCGGAAGAAACTGGCACTGTGATTGCAACCAAGAAGCAATGGAAAGTCACCTACTTGTTCACGTGGACACTGGCTGATAGTGGCCCAGAAGATCCGATCGGAGGGGCACTTGGGATTCCAAACATGACTGCCGAAAGTGCCGTGCTTCCTTTTATCCCTTGATTCTAGTTCTTCCAGGAAGCTCTTCAGTGTGGTGCCACTCAGTTCGATGGACTTTTTCTAGAAATATTAAACAAGGAAAggagatacagttgtaccttggatctcaaacgccttgcaactcaaatgttttggctcccgaatgccgcaaacccggattccgttcgacagccaaggtacgactgtatgtgtaTATCAAATCTGTGCAATTTTacaaaagaataagaagaaggaaggaagtcaaCTGAGGGTACTCTTGTTGCTGTTCTTTCATGGAATACAGTTATAATtttcacacacaaccccccccccagctcaataATCTGAAGGAAGATTGTATCATTGTATCAATGATCTTATATAAAATGAATTTTCAACATGCATTGTGTAGGCTTACAACAGTTAAAATGCACGTAATGCAATTGAATTTGTTGAACTGTAGGATCTGCCCTGATTCTGCTTTTTGTCTACCACTGCTGACTGGCTTCTTTTTCTATACTGTTTTCATTCAACCTGTAAATTTATccattttggaaaaggaaagcaatgcaATATTTATCACTGGCAGAAAATTTAGAAGAAAGGGCATCCCCAAGATTTCCGATGCCCACCCTCCTCCAAACAGCTGCAGTTATTTGCATTGTTCAGCCTCAGATCCATCTGTAGTATTGTATAATACCAGATTTGTTGTAAGggtgctgaaataattaatggaATATGTGGTGTATTGGAACACTTGTGACAAAATGCTAAATAAGTACTTAATCATCAATATAATCGGAATAGTTTGCTCCCCCTGGTCTGGAGTGTtagaaacattaaaaacaatattgcAGTGGAGACATTTGAACTCTTACAAATGCCTGTCTAATAATTTAGACATTTTTCATCTGAATCACCAGTGTTCCAAGTAGCAGAACCTGACAGATCACAAAACTTCAAAATTTAACACATACAAAattatttctttttgtgtttctgtattttcttctttttaaagacaaTCAGAATCTTCTTTAATTCCATTACTCCAAAAGTTGGGGGCTTAAAAGAAGCAGTGTGGGGAAGATTCATGGACTTTCTGATGTTTTGCCAGTCACTCTGAAGTCTGGCAACTCTATCATTTGAATTACTAACCAGCAACATgacgctttaaaaaaaagtttgcaagcaAAGAAGATGAGCATACATACATCAGTAGCATAATGCCCACTGACAATAGGCTTTGACCTGTCTCCTGTGAAGGTTTCATAAGGGCCTTTTAAGCTGACCACGCGTTTCAGCATCTCATCCACCCCATTTTTGATATTGTAGGTGCCAGGTCCCAAACCACTTCCCTGAAATCAAGGATTAAGAAAGTattagggagagggagaggcttcTTAAGCAGTTTGCAAAAGTGTAGCATCTGTTGCGTTGAATAGGCGAGGACTTGGTCCTGATGTGGCTGTAGTTGTATGAAACTACATGGGATCATAATCCCGTGCCAAAGATGTGGCATGGGAATGCGATCCCGTATCAGCAACACAAGCCTTCTCCAGCCAGTTCAACAGGAAGACTTTGAAGATCGAGAGCAGCTAAGCAGAGAACTAAGAAACTAAACTTGCCACATTGGGAAAGGCGAAGCATTTTGAAGTTTTACTGTCCATTATTCCAAGTGCAGTCACAGAACGTTTTTCCTTTTTATCTAGGGCAGCATAAGGATTTCCATAGGTTCCTGGGCCAGGATAACATTCCTAGGATGTTagggtggagagaaagagagagagagagcgcattaaCATAACCACAGCTGAGGCAGTCCAGCTGTCCCAGGTGGCgtagtttagcataaaataaagacgcagagagctagcaatatttccatggacggagggcagctcatttcagacatcttctccctctccggtccgttttattatcctttgttctctccagccgcatggctgcattccaatgtctcatgttacctcatctggtcatggcttaaacccacccacaccatatagggtcatcactgcccagaggaaacacaactccttttaaggtcaacacaattctaatacattgtaaggcacggacatgctggtcaccgaggtcagtagggcaccaggtggcactacaaacctttgctagGGCTTTATGACTTCCACACACAGCAGAGCAATGCCCATATCTTATCTGGACTCCACATTGTTTCCAATGGTGCTTCGagactgctgctgtttttgaGCTGAATGCAACCACATGCTGGCAATTTCATGTTATGCAATTATAGTTGATTTTGAGCTCCTGCTCACCAAGTGCATCTTACCAAAATACTGGACATTTTGCATTAAGAGAAATGATGGGGAATTGCACTAGAAAGCACATACATAGTCACATTTATTATGACACCATGTCATCtaaccttcct
The Podarcis raffonei isolate rPodRaf1 chromosome 6, rPodRaf1.pri, whole genome shotgun sequence DNA segment above includes these coding regions:
- the LEXM gene encoding lymphocyte expansion molecule, whose translation is MEEPKGFTGAPFWSQTARFDVSAIYPDVKRPSTYLQAPYTKTVCSDLNRKLGPGTYSIDYGGFSSSHLHKKMSSSSWAKAQEAARLTKMPHFNFKEICSRAKALKAKLGPGTYEYSDFLQLQEKRPHSIRGICDTGAVRFKDRIRECYPGPGTYGNPYAALDKKEKRSVTALGIMDSKTSKCFAFPNVGSGLGPGTYNIKNGVDEMLKRVVSLKGPYETFTGDRSKPIVSGHYATDKKSIELSGTTLKSFLEELESRDKRKHGTFGSHVWNPKCPSDRIFWATISQCPREQYLTGPGSYDIKPIKRKEYENQPPFWIGAKRFDRKAYRLFVGNANPVGVGRYDTMKHEKFRKKIRYRSLYMHDTQRYLSNLERDKCLQERITPVNKGPQRLC